The DNA window CTCCCATGCTCAACCGCTCTGCATGCCTCTCGCGTCCGCTTCGCGCCGTCTTCGCGTCCTCGGTGGCGATCGTCGCGCTGGCTGCTTGCAGTGGGTCCGACGCCGGGAAAGGCAGCTCGGGGGAGCCGCCCGAGGAGGGCGCGGGCGGGTCGCCTGCGGAGCTGCCACACTTCGACGCGCTGCCCGTGGGGACGACCAGCGTGCTCCGTCCCGGTGGCGAGACGACCTGCTCGCGCGGCGGTGAGTTCGCGTTCATCGTGCGACCCGGCGATCCGACGAAGGTCATCGTGGAGTTCGAGGGCGGTGGCGCCTGCTGGAACGAGCAGACCTGCTCCTTCGCGGGGGCGATCTTCAAGGAGACGGTGGACACCGAGCGGTACACGGCGTCGCCCCCCGGGGGCTGGTACGACCAGTCGCGCGAGGGGCACCCGATGAAGGGGTGGACGCACGTCTACATCCCGTACTGCACGGGCGACATCCACTGGGGGGACAACGTGCAGACGTACGGGCAAGGCGAGAAGGCGGTGACCATCCGCCACAAGGGCGCGGTCAACGTGCGGGCGGCGCTCGACTGGGTGTACCGGGAGCTTCGAGCCCCGGAGAAGATCTTCGTCACCGGATGCAGCGCCGGCGGCTACGGGAGCATCTGGTGGGCGCCCGAGCTTCAGCGTCACTACGGGGCGTCGCGCGTCTACCACTTCTCGGACAGCGCGGCCGGCGTGATCACCAGCGACTTCTTCGAGAAGAGCTTCCCCTCGTGGAATGCGCAGGCGAGCTTCCCGTCGTTCGTGGGCGATTTCCGGGAGGCCACGTCGCTCTCGGCGCTCTACCGCATGATCGCCGCGCACTACCCGGAGAACGTGTACTCGCAGTTCAACACGCTCCACGACGACAACCAGACGTTCTACTTCACGGCGATGGGCGGCGGCGGGACCGACGCGTGGACGGCGCAGATGCTGGCGAGCGTGGCCTCGATCGAGGCGGCCGCGCCGAAGTTCGGGGCGTTCATTGCGGGCGGGGAGCAGCACTGCATCCTGCCGTACGAGAACTTCTACACGGCAGAAGCGGGCGGAACGAAGCTCACGACGTGGCTCGCCGACATGGTGAACGATCGGCCCGTGGAGAGCGTGTTCTGCGAGGACTGCTCGCCCTGACGTGCTGCGCGACGTCGCCGCGCGAGGCGGGTGTGTGGCGCGTGTGGCGCGCTGCATGAAGGAAGAGGCCAGCGCGCGTGGCGAGCCGGCCTCTTCGCCCGGGGTCACAGCGTCGGGACGCCGACCCGGTTCTCGCAGTTGGCGCTGGAACCGCAGGTGGTGCTCACGCTGGTGTACCAGGCGCTCTTCCTGGTGCCGTACTGGCGATTGTCGGCGTGGACGTGGGCGCCGTAGGACTGGCCGGTGGATCCGACCAGGCCGAGGGCGCAGCGGTCACACGACTGGGTCTTGGAGCTGCCGTTGGAGTTCACGTGGAGCTGGCGGAAATCCCAGCCGCTCCCGCCGGAGACGACGTAGTAGTTGCCGGCGCCGCCGTTGCAGTTGGGGTTGGGCGGGGGGTTCGCGCAGTTGTTCGCGCAGCCGCCGGAGTACTTGTAGTTGAAGGTGCCGAGGAGCATGCCTCGGTGGTTCCACGAGCCGCACGTCTGGTTGCTCATGTCGAGCGCGGTGTGCGAGCTGCCGTTGCACGAGTAGTACGTCGTGGAGCCGACGCGCGCCTTCGCCTCGCAGATCGGGCCGCGCGCGGTGGCGGCTTCGATCGGGGAGGGCATGGTGACGGCGAGCGATGCGAGCGCGCCGATCGCTGCGAGCTTCAACCCCAGCTTGGTGATCCGATTCATGGGCATCCTGTCTCCTCTGCTGTGCTGTTCCGGTCTGCCCGCGCCCCTTGCGCGGGTGTCGATCTATGGCTTGATGCGCTGCTTCTCTCGCAGGACGAGCGACCACTCTTGCAGGTTCATCGACAGGGCCTTCAGCCAGGCGTCGATGTCGGGGCCGAGGGTCGAGTCGATGCCGCGCAGCGACTCCAGGATGGGGACCGCGCCGCCGAGCCGCAGATGCACGATGCCCTCCAGCATGGCCGCGCGGACCTCGGTCGTCGTCTCGCCGGGGTAGTGGGTGATGAGCGCTCGTTCCGCCGTGCCCGCGCTCGCCGCAGGGACGCCGCCGAGGGCCTTCGCTGCGGCGGCGCGCACCTCGGCGTGCTCGGAGCGGAGTTCCTTGACGAGCGTCTGCACGGCGTCGGGGCCCACTTGCTCCATGGAGGTGCCCGAGAGGAGCTTGGCAGCCGTCTTTGGATCGGAGCAGGCCGAGGCAGCCTTGACGGCGGCCTCGGAGACGCCTCGATCGTGGCCGAAGTAGATCTTGCTGTTCTCGTGGAGAAGGTTCTCCACGGCGGCGTCGCGCACCTCGGGAGAGGGATCGCGCATGAAGTCTTCGTAGGAGATGCGCTTCTGCTGGAGGACCTCGACGGAGGCGATGCCGCGCATGCCACCCAGGGCCGCCGCGCGCAGCTTCGGGTCGGCCTCGGCGCGGGCGCGGTCGATGACGGGATCGAGCAGGGAGAAGTCGCGGGTGTTGCTCGCGCGGGTGGCGAGGGCGACGCCGAGGGCCTCGACGAGGCCTGGATCGCGTTCGCCAGCGAAGAGGGCGCTCAGCTCCTCGGGCGGCATGGCGAGGGCGGCCTCCTTGATGAGGAACTTCATGTAGCGCTGGAGCGCAGGAGAGCCGTCCTTGAGGGCGCCACGCAGGGTGTCGACCATGGCCGGGAGGGAGCACCCGACGAGCGCGGGGAGCGCGGCGGGAGCGCCCGGGGCGCCGGGGACACCTGGTGGCGAGGCGGCCGACGTGGGCGGGTTGGGGTCGCTCGGGAGCGCGGGATCGGCCGCGCCGAGCGCCATCGAGAGCGAGGCGGCCGTGGCGGCACACAGGCCGAGGGAGACGAGACGACGCTTCATCAGTGGGGCATCCCTTCTTCGAGCACGCACTGGTGCCGCTCGACCTTGCCCATCCAGACACGCTCGAAATCGACGGTGCCCGCCGCGTAGATGGCCATGAAGTCCTGGTGGTCGTCCTTGAACCGCGGGTCGAGGGCGGCGTAGGCGGCGAGGATCGGCATCGCGCCCGCGCCGCCCACGCGCACGGTGAAGCGGAAGATGGCCCAGCGTACGCACTCGTCCTGCTCCGCGGGGAACGCTTGCTGGTAGATGGCGAGCACCTTGTTCGGTGAGCGGGTGACCGAGAGCCGGTGGGCGGCCATCTCGCGGACGCTGCGATCCGGGTCGGTCATGAGGAGCTTGGTGAGCACCTCCAGATCGTTGTCCTCCAGGATCGGGTCTGCGTACGAGGGCATCTCCAGGGCGAGGAGCTGCACGCCAGTCTCCGGCGAGTCCTTGCCGACCGACAGCAGCTCTTTCCAGTAGGCCTGGTAGCTGCCCGTGCGCTTGAAGTCCTCGTTCATGACTCGCCCGAGGGTGCGGGTCGCGATCCAGGCCGCAGACTCGGCGTCGTCGTCCATCGCGATGGCCTTCATCCGGCCGATGGAGGCTTCGTCGAGGCGGTGCTGCGTCTCGAGGGCTTCGAGCGCAGAGCCGCGGAGATCCGAAGCGGCGGACTTCTGCTCTCCCGTCGCGAGGAGCGCCGAAGCGACCCTGGGATCGCGCACGGCGGAAGATTCCTTGATGGAGCCCATCAGGATGCCGAGTTCAGGGCCCGACGCCTGGGTCGCCCACCCGAGCACGGTGAGGGCGGTGTCGGCGTTGCCGCCGATCATCTCGGCGAGGCGGTCACGCAGGTACTCGGCGAGCAGGGGATCCCCCTGGGCGACGGCGTTGGAGATGGCGGCGCGCAGATCGGTGAGGCTGGCCTTCTTGTCGAAATCGACGAGCCCCTGCCAGCAACGCGGCATGGGGATC is part of the Chondromyces crocatus genome and encodes:
- a CDS encoding peptidase M23, which gives rise to MNRITKLGLKLAAIGALASLAVTMPSPIEAATARGPICEAKARVGSTTYYSCNGSSHTALDMSNQTCGSWNHRGMLLGTFNYKYSGGCANNCANPPPNPNCNGGAGNYYVVSGGSGWDFRQLHVNSNGSSKTQSCDRCALGLVGSTGQSYGAHVHADNRQYGTRKSAWYTSVSTTCGSSANCENRVGVPTL
- a CDS encoding pectin acetylesterase-family hydrolase, translating into MLNRSACLSRPLRAVFASSVAIVALAACSGSDAGKGSSGEPPEEGAGGSPAELPHFDALPVGTTSVLRPGGETTCSRGGEFAFIVRPGDPTKVIVEFEGGGACWNEQTCSFAGAIFKETVDTERYTASPPGGWYDQSREGHPMKGWTHVYIPYCTGDIHWGDNVQTYGQGEKAVTIRHKGAVNVRAALDWVYRELRAPEKIFVTGCSAGGYGSIWWAPELQRHYGASRVYHFSDSAAGVITSDFFEKSFPSWNAQASFPSFVGDFREATSLSALYRMIAAHYPENVYSQFNTLHDDNQTFYFTAMGGGGTDAWTAQMLASVASIEAAAPKFGAFIAGGEQHCILPYENFYTAEAGGTKLTTWLADMVNDRPVESVFCEDCSP